From the genome of Haloarcula limicola, one region includes:
- a CDS encoding CRISPR-associated protein Cas4, with the protein MAEHTFRELETAAYCPRKLYYRRREGPPDVPDEVGRIRELAFDYERLLTDDATLLTAPIEADPTTVRERLRAARDRLDDWDALADPTARDVFLSGKDARGIAHKIVAAADGPVPSLVFAGAPPEQGVWEPQSVRLVAAAKALSWERERAVERAYAEYPAHGVVREIDLTVRRTGVYRRAVRTADSVDGPPSRVDNDAKCGPCDYRENCGVRTRSLRSLL; encoded by the coding sequence ATGGCCGAGCACACCTTCCGCGAGTTGGAAACCGCGGCCTACTGCCCGCGAAAGCTCTACTACCGCCGCCGCGAGGGGCCGCCGGACGTGCCCGACGAAGTCGGGCGAATCCGCGAACTGGCGTTCGACTACGAGCGCCTGCTGACCGACGACGCGACGCTGTTGACCGCGCCCATCGAGGCCGACCCGACCACGGTCCGCGAACGGCTGCGGGCGGCTCGGGACCGACTCGACGACTGGGACGCGCTCGCCGACCCGACGGCCCGGGACGTGTTCCTCTCGGGGAAGGACGCCCGCGGCATCGCTCACAAGATCGTCGCGGCCGCGGACGGTCCGGTCCCCTCGCTCGTCTTCGCCGGCGCACCGCCCGAACAGGGCGTCTGGGAGCCACAGAGCGTCCGACTGGTCGCGGCCGCGAAGGCGCTCTCGTGGGAGCGCGAGCGGGCGGTCGAACGCGCGTACGCGGAGTACCCCGCCCACGGCGTCGTCCGGGAGATCGATCTGACGGTCCGGCGAACCGGCGTCTATCGCCGGGCAGTTCGGACCGCGGACAGCGTCGACGGCCCGCCCTCTCGCGTCGACAACGACGCGAAGTGCGGTCCCTGCGACTACCGTGAGAACTGCGGCGTCAGGACGCGGTCGCTGCGGTCGCTGCTGTGA
- a CDS encoding competence/damage-inducible protein A → MDVALLTVGDELLSGDTENTNATWLARELSDAGARVTRILTIPDEESVIADAVSRYHDAFDAVVVTGGIGGTPDDVTKAGVAEAFGRELVVPKDVRAHLEAKADRFAEENPEMVDRYDMDLDLDAWAAIPEGAEPLLTDESFAAGCVLDGVYVMPGIPDELKAMYATVAADFGGDRTTETLQTPAPEGAVVGVVAEAGERFGVAVGSYPRSDDAPGRIKVTGEDSETVEEAIAWLRERVETVEER, encoded by the coding sequence ATGGACGTGGCGCTGCTCACCGTCGGCGACGAGTTGCTCTCGGGGGATACGGAGAACACGAACGCGACGTGGCTGGCCCGCGAACTGAGCGACGCGGGCGCGAGAGTCACGCGGATTCTGACCATTCCCGACGAGGAATCGGTCATCGCCGACGCGGTGTCCCGGTACCACGATGCCTTCGACGCCGTCGTCGTCACCGGCGGCATCGGCGGGACGCCCGACGACGTGACGAAGGCGGGCGTCGCCGAGGCGTTCGGCCGCGAGTTGGTCGTACCCAAGGACGTGCGCGCCCACCTCGAAGCGAAGGCCGACCGCTTCGCCGAGGAGAACCCCGAGATGGTCGACCGCTACGACATGGACCTCGATCTGGACGCGTGGGCTGCGATTCCGGAGGGCGCGGAGCCGCTGTTGACCGACGAGAGTTTCGCCGCCGGCTGCGTGCTGGACGGCGTCTACGTGATGCCGGGCATTCCTGACGAACTGAAGGCCATGTACGCCACCGTCGCCGCGGACTTCGGCGGCGACCGCACGACCGAGACGCTCCAGACGCCAGCACCAGAGGGGGCCGTCGTCGGCGTCGTCGCCGAAGCCGGCGAGCGATTCGGCGTCGCCGTCGGAAGCTACCCCCGGAGCGACGACGCGCCGGGGCGAATCAAGGTGACGGGCGAGGACAGCGAGACAGTCGAGGAAGCGATAGCGTGGCTCCGCGAGCGCGTCGAGACGGTCGAAGAACGTTAG
- a CDS encoding glutaredoxin family protein encodes MSDPAITLYRLQACPFCERVVRKLRKHDLAYRSRFIEPMHSERDVVKRLSGKRTVPAIVDENTGVTMSESANIVEYLDRTYGEGAEGGEREVA; translated from the coding sequence ATGAGCGATCCCGCCATCACACTCTACCGGTTGCAGGCGTGCCCGTTCTGTGAGCGCGTCGTCCGGAAGCTCAGGAAACACGACCTGGCGTACCGCTCGCGGTTCATCGAGCCGATGCACTCGGAGCGAGACGTGGTCAAGCGGCTCTCGGGAAAGCGGACCGTCCCCGCTATCGTCGACGAGAACACGGGCGTCACGATGAGCGAGAGCGCCAACATCGTCGAGTATCTCGACCGGACGTACGGTGAGGGAGCCGAGGGCGGAGAACGGGAGGTGGCCTGA
- a CDS encoding type II toxin-antitoxin system VapC family toxin: protein MFYAQHDEDTSRHAAAQRAMKAIAGGRFGRPMTSDYVYDETVTLTLSRFADSSEATTVSNRILGRADFPEMVTLLFLERAQFFEAIDIRTRYEDQSLSFTDATTVALVNEYDIDHVLSFDDDFDGIVSCLDPAAL, encoded by the coding sequence GTGTTCTACGCACAGCACGACGAAGACACGAGCCGGCACGCTGCCGCCCAACGCGCGATGAAAGCGATAGCTGGCGGTCGGTTCGGTAGACCGATGACTAGCGATTACGTCTACGACGAGACGGTGACGTTAACGCTTTCTCGGTTTGCAGACTCGTCCGAAGCGACGACCGTTAGCAATCGCATCCTCGGTCGAGCGGACTTTCCGGAGATGGTGACGCTACTCTTTCTCGAACGCGCGCAGTTCTTCGAAGCCATCGATATACGAACGCGATACGAGGACCAGTCGCTGAGTTTCACCGACGCGACGACGGTCGCACTCGTGAACGAATACGACATCGACCACGTTCTGTCGTTCGACGACGATTTCGACGGCATCGTGAGCTGCCTCGACCCAGCCGCCCTCTAA
- a CDS encoding (Fe-S)-binding protein, whose amino-acid sequence MSLALQTTTRPTFWRIGPVGKVLFYYLAALAILVFLYGVYGRVARYTRGSEDPFDRLDDLPERVFDAARLALSNRKQLDRDAVAGVMHAFVVWGFLTLLIGTTILGIDMDLYRPLTGESFFVGEFYLSYSFVMDAMGLLFVVGVGVALWRRYGRRMERLHDRHTSREDDLFLAALFVLGVGGYLTEGVRILGTSTVRDVSFETISFVGWFVRDLLLLAGVTPQQAAAAYPFVWWSHSLVALWFIAWIPYAKPFHMFSSFANLVARDEKAGVRLPRVPEDAAPEDIGPSEIDDFSWKQLLDHDACTKCGRCSDVCPAKAAGRPLDPRNVILDLKEYREQRDAGGEEVPIIADGGSSVIDARTMESCMSCMACMDACPVDIEHVTQFTELNRRLTESGEMDEHVQDAMMNVFQHGNTFGDPERKRPDWTDELDFEVPDARDQPVEYLWYVGDYPSYDERNKRVARALARVFEAAGVEYGILYEAEQTAGNDVRRVGEEGLYEMLVEDNAVAIGDCEFDSIVTTDPHAYNTFKNEYPEFEDCEWDESSVFHYTQVVADLAEAGSLGLSGDELDYTVTYHDPCHLGRYNDVFEAPRDLVDATGCDRYEMPRNRDDSFCCGGGGGGLWMDFDEDPKPSEERLREALEDTDAGERVEKFVVACPMCMTMYEDGRKTGGYEDDIEIIGLTELLAEAVERGNSTSAL is encoded by the coding sequence ATGTCACTCGCGCTCCAGACGACCACGCGGCCGACGTTCTGGCGCATCGGTCCCGTGGGGAAGGTCCTCTTCTACTATCTCGCCGCGCTCGCGATTCTGGTCTTCCTGTACGGCGTCTACGGCCGCGTGGCCCGATACACGCGGGGTTCCGAGGACCCGTTCGACCGCCTCGACGACCTGCCCGAGCGGGTCTTCGACGCGGCGCGACTCGCCCTCTCGAACCGGAAGCAACTCGACCGCGACGCCGTCGCGGGCGTGATGCACGCCTTCGTCGTCTGGGGGTTTCTCACCTTACTCATCGGGACGACGATTCTCGGCATCGACATGGACCTCTACCGCCCGCTAACCGGTGAGTCGTTCTTCGTCGGTGAGTTCTACCTCTCCTACTCGTTCGTGATGGACGCGATGGGGCTACTGTTCGTCGTCGGCGTCGGCGTGGCGTTGTGGCGGCGCTACGGCCGTCGGATGGAGCGGTTGCACGACCGCCACACCTCCCGCGAGGACGACCTCTTTCTGGCGGCGCTGTTCGTCCTCGGCGTCGGCGGCTACCTCACCGAGGGCGTCCGCATCCTCGGCACCTCGACGGTGCGTGACGTGAGCTTCGAGACGATCAGTTTCGTCGGCTGGTTCGTCAGGGACCTCCTCCTCCTCGCGGGCGTGACCCCGCAGCAGGCCGCCGCGGCCTACCCGTTCGTCTGGTGGAGCCACTCGCTGGTCGCCCTGTGGTTTATCGCGTGGATTCCCTACGCCAAGCCGTTCCACATGTTCTCCTCGTTCGCCAATCTCGTCGCCCGCGACGAGAAAGCGGGCGTCCGCCTGCCGAGGGTCCCCGAAGACGCCGCCCCCGAGGACATCGGTCCCAGCGAGATCGACGACTTCTCCTGGAAGCAGTTGCTCGACCACGACGCCTGCACGAAGTGCGGGCGCTGTTCCGACGTCTGCCCGGCAAAGGCGGCAGGACGGCCGCTGGACCCCCGAAACGTCATTCTGGACCTGAAGGAGTACCGCGAACAGCGGGACGCCGGCGGGGAGGAGGTCCCGATTATCGCCGACGGCGGGAGTTCAGTTATCGACGCCCGGACGATGGAGTCCTGTATGTCCTGCATGGCCTGCATGGACGCCTGCCCGGTGGACATCGAACACGTCACGCAGTTCACGGAGCTGAACCGCCGCCTCACCGAGTCCGGCGAGATGGACGAGCACGTCCAGGACGCGATGATGAACGTCTTCCAGCACGGCAACACCTTCGGCGACCCCGAGCGGAAACGCCCGGACTGGACCGACGAACTCGACTTCGAGGTGCCCGACGCCCGCGACCAACCGGTCGAGTACCTCTGGTACGTCGGCGACTACCCGAGCTACGACGAGCGTAACAAGCGCGTGGCGCGGGCCTTAGCACGGGTCTTCGAGGCCGCCGGCGTCGAGTACGGGATCCTCTACGAGGCCGAACAGACCGCCGGCAACGACGTGCGCCGGGTCGGCGAAGAGGGCCTCTACGAGATGCTCGTCGAGGACAACGCCGTCGCGATCGGCGACTGCGAGTTCGATTCTATCGTGACGACCGACCCCCACGCCTACAACACGTTCAAGAACGAGTACCCCGAGTTCGAGGACTGCGAGTGGGACGAATCGTCCGTCTTCCACTACACGCAGGTCGTCGCCGACCTCGCGGAAGCCGGATCGTTGGGCCTCTCCGGCGACGAACTCGACTACACCGTTACGTACCACGACCCCTGTCACCTCGGGCGGTACAACGACGTGTTCGAGGCCCCGCGCGACCTCGTCGACGCGACCGGCTGTGACCGCTACGAGATGCCGCGCAACCGCGACGACTCCTTCTGCTGTGGCGGGGGCGGCGGCGGTCTCTGGATGGACTTCGACGAGGACCCGAAACCCAGCGAGGAGCGTCTGCGCGAAGCGCTGGAAGATACGGATGCCGGCGAACGAGTCGAGAAGTTCGTCGTCGCCTGCCCGATGTGCATGACGATGTACGAGGACGGCCGGAAGACCGGCGGCTACGAGGACGACATCGAGATAATCGGGCTGACGGAACTGCTCGCTGAGGCGGTCGAACGGGGAAATAGTACGAGTGCTTTGTGA
- a CDS encoding hemolysin family protein, which translates to MALDPPVSFALSAAMLQTYEVVGVAIPQSAVLVGGIVSIVLLIVLSAFFSSSEIAMFSLPAHRTDALVEDGVPGSKTLKQLKSDPHRLLVTILVGNNMVNIAMSSIATGLLAMYLSQGQAVAVATFGITAVVLLFGESAPKSYAVENTESWALRIARPLKAAEKALLPLILLFDYLTRVVNKITGGRSAIETSYVTREEIQDIIETGEREGVLDEEEREMLQRTLRFNDTIAKEVMTPRLDMTAVAKEDSVREALETCIQSGHARLPVYEGSLDNVIGVVHIRDLVRDLNYGEAIPEDIVLEDLIEPTLHVPESKNVDDLLTEMRKERMHMVIVIDEFGTTEGLVTMEDLTEEIVGEILEGEEDEPIEYVDDDTVTVKGEVNIEEVNEALELELPEGEEFETIAGFIFNRAGRLVEEGETITYDGVEIRVEQVENTRIMKARVVRLDPDDEEAADTATDADAEEAQPE; encoded by the coding sequence ATGGCCCTAGACCCACCTGTGTCGTTCGCGCTGTCCGCTGCGATGCTCCAGACCTACGAGGTCGTGGGCGTCGCAATTCCGCAGAGTGCCGTGTTGGTCGGTGGCATCGTCTCGATAGTCCTCCTCATCGTGCTGTCGGCGTTCTTCTCCTCCTCGGAGATCGCGATGTTCTCCCTGCCGGCCCACCGGACGGACGCGCTGGTCGAGGACGGCGTGCCCGGGTCGAAGACGCTCAAACAACTCAAGTCCGACCCCCACCGCCTGCTGGTGACCATCCTCGTCGGGAACAACATGGTCAACATCGCGATGTCCTCCATCGCGACCGGACTGCTCGCGATGTACCTCTCACAGGGTCAGGCCGTCGCGGTCGCGACGTTCGGCATCACCGCCGTCGTCCTGCTGTTCGGCGAGAGCGCCCCCAAGAGCTACGCCGTCGAGAACACGGAGTCGTGGGCGCTCCGCATCGCCCGACCGCTGAAGGCCGCCGAGAAGGCGCTGCTCCCGCTCATCCTGCTGTTCGACTACCTGACCCGCGTCGTCAACAAGATAACCGGTGGCCGCTCGGCCATCGAGACCTCGTACGTCACCCGCGAGGAGATTCAGGACATCATCGAGACGGGCGAACGCGAGGGGGTGTTAGACGAGGAGGAACGCGAGATGCTCCAGCGCACCCTGCGGTTCAACGACACCATCGCCAAGGAGGTGATGACCCCGCGACTGGACATGACCGCCGTCGCCAAGGAAGACTCCGTTCGCGAGGCGCTGGAGACCTGCATCCAGAGCGGCCACGCGCGACTGCCCGTCTACGAGGGGAGTCTGGACAACGTCATCGGCGTCGTCCACATCCGCGATCTGGTTCGGGACCTCAACTACGGCGAGGCCATCCCCGAGGACATCGTCTTAGAGGACCTCATCGAACCGACGCTGCACGTCCCCGAGTCGAAGAACGTCGACGACCTCCTGACCGAGATGCGCAAGGAGCGCATGCACATGGTCATCGTCATCGACGAGTTCGGGACCACCGAGGGACTGGTGACGATGGAGGACCTGACCGAGGAGATCGTCGGCGAGATCCTCGAGGGCGAGGAGGACGAGCCCATCGAGTACGTCGACGACGACACGGTGACGGTCAAGGGCGAGGTCAACATCGAGGAGGTCAACGAGGCGCTGGAGTTAGAGCTCCCCGAGGGCGAGGAGTTCGAGACCATCGCGGGCTTCATCTTCAACCGAGCCGGCCGCCTCGTCGAGGAGGGCGAGACCATCACCTACGACGGCGTCGAGATACGCGTCGAACAGGTCGAGAACACGCGCATCATGAAGGCCCGCGTCGTCCGGCTGGATCCGGACGACGAGGAGGCCGCCGATACCGCCACCGACGCCGACGCAGAGGAAGCCCAACCCGAGTAA
- a CDS encoding L-threonylcarbamoyladenylate synthase yields MSEDAREADVETAAEALREGELVVYPTETVYGLAADATDTHAVEAAFAAKGRSRDKPVSLAVPDVDSALEYVAPTDREERFMREFLPGPVTVVTERRDGVPDALTGGEPRVGVRVPDHPVALALLEAVAPLTATSANVSGNPSATAVAELDEIRERAAVVLDGGETGGVGSTVVDVEAGTIHRRGANADAVEAWLADN; encoded by the coding sequence ATGAGCGAGGACGCGCGCGAGGCGGACGTCGAGACGGCCGCTGAAGCGCTCCGCGAGGGCGAACTCGTCGTCTATCCGACCGAGACGGTGTACGGGCTGGCGGCCGACGCGACCGACACCCACGCGGTCGAAGCCGCCTTCGCCGCGAAGGGGCGCTCGCGGGACAAACCCGTCTCGCTCGCGGTGCCGGACGTGGACAGCGCGCTGGAGTACGTCGCCCCGACCGACCGCGAGGAGCGGTTCATGCGCGAGTTCCTGCCCGGCCCCGTCACCGTCGTCACCGAGCGACGCGACGGCGTCCCGGACGCGCTGACCGGCGGCGAACCGCGGGTCGGCGTCAGGGTGCCGGACCACCCCGTCGCGCTCGCGCTCCTCGAAGCGGTCGCGCCGCTGACGGCGACGAGCGCGAACGTCTCCGGCAACCCCAGCGCGACCGCCGTCGCGGAACTGGACGAGATCCGCGAGCGGGCGGCGGTCGTGCTCGACGGCGGCGAGACCGGCGGCGTCGGCTCGACCGTCGTGGACGTCGAGGCGGGGACGATCCACCGGCGGGGCGCGAACGCCGACGCGGTCGAGGCGTGGCTGGCGGACAACTGA
- a CDS encoding redoxin domain-containing protein has translation MDLDFDVVELEATDHPEEGETAPDFTRPLVNEEFWEDVALSSVCADSDDPVVLVFHAMDGAFPATYVWNEIRDRGWHEKATVVGLSISTPYAHKDLLEERDIEGDYRLYSDPANGVAEQYGIAMELDGMAGVAEPRPAVFVLDEDRTVEYAWVAEEWPDFPDYDAVEAQL, from the coding sequence ATGGACCTCGACTTCGACGTCGTCGAACTGGAGGCGACCGACCACCCCGAGGAGGGCGAGACGGCCCCGGACTTCACCCGACCGCTCGTCAACGAGGAGTTCTGGGAGGACGTCGCGCTCTCTTCGGTCTGTGCGGACAGCGACGACCCCGTCGTCCTCGTCTTTCACGCGATGGACGGCGCGTTCCCGGCGACGTACGTCTGGAACGAGATCCGCGACCGGGGATGGCACGAGAAGGCGACGGTCGTCGGCCTCTCTATCTCGACGCCGTACGCGCACAAGGACTTGCTCGAAGAGCGCGACATCGAGGGCGACTACCGGCTCTACTCGGACCCCGCGAACGGCGTCGCCGAGCAGTACGGCATCGCCATGGAGTTAGACGGGATGGCGGGCGTCGCGGAGCCGCGACCCGCCGTCTTCGTCCTCGACGAGGACCGCACCGTCGAGTACGCGTGGGTCGCCGAGGAGTGGCCCGACTTCCCCGACTACGACGCCGTCGAAGCCCAGCTATGA
- a CDS encoding conditioned medium-induced protein 4, with product MDEKTEELRDIFMDVSEEGTVTESQEATHGTLADVDETELDDRLVDVISRMRERYEFRTDLGDDALVTLVRAFYEGREDDDIADELGVAAAAATDARLDLHLFRDSDTDADFDVTAFRRRIVEDDPTDDELVAAFAVSEAEIAHYRRVVEAQAAARQVSHRFRSEFEDVLSDAGLSTRMTESLRQDGLDEATEDIDSLDSDADVSM from the coding sequence ATGGACGAGAAGACAGAGGAACTCCGTGACATCTTCATGGACGTCTCCGAGGAGGGGACGGTGACGGAGTCACAGGAGGCCACCCACGGGACGCTGGCCGACGTCGACGAGACGGAGTTAGACGACCGACTCGTCGACGTGATTTCACGCATGCGCGAGCGTTACGAGTTCCGGACAGACCTCGGCGACGACGCGTTGGTGACGCTGGTTCGGGCGTTCTACGAGGGCCGCGAGGACGACGACATCGCCGACGAACTCGGCGTCGCGGCCGCGGCGGCGACGGACGCGCGCCTGGACCTGCACCTCTTCCGCGACTCGGATACGGACGCCGACTTCGACGTGACCGCGTTCCGCCGCCGGATCGTGGAGGACGACCCGACCGACGACGAGCTCGTCGCCGCCTTCGCCGTGAGCGAGGCCGAGATAGCCCATTACCGACGCGTCGTCGAAGCACAGGCCGCCGCCCGGCAGGTGAGCCACCGCTTCCGGAGCGAGTTCGAGGACGTGCTGAGCGACGCCGGCCTCTCGACGCGCATGACCGAGTCGCTCCGACAGGACGGCCTGGACGAAGCCACCGAGGACATCGATTCGTTGGATTCCGACGCCGACGTCTCGATGTGA
- a CDS encoding inorganic phosphate transporter, with translation MVATSVLVTLVVASAASLFMAWTIGAGSSGSTPFAPAVGANAISVMRAGFFVGILGLAGAVLQGANVTETVGSGLIVFPEGQGLTAVAAIVALLTAAALVAVGIFTGYPIATAFTVTGAVVGVGLAIGGAPAIDKYVEIVALWTATPFFGGGMAFGTAWLLRHENTAEERIVPLLGGLVGAILANIEFVFLAPGNEQASVARAVARSAGTPEIPTMAAVTALAVLLGAGLLYRDMRNDPAAGQRHFLLVLGGLVAFSAGGSQVGLALGPLVPLLDTDLTSGIPITGVLLFGGVGLLVGSWTGAPRMIKALAQDYSSLGPRRSIAALIPSFIIAQAAVFFGIPVSFNEIIVSAIVGSGAAAGGGEVSREKMGKTVLAWLGSLLLAFAVSYGAFLAVDALL, from the coding sequence ATGGTAGCGACGAGCGTGTTGGTGACGCTGGTGGTCGCGTCGGCGGCCAGCCTGTTCATGGCGTGGACCATCGGTGCCGGCTCTTCCGGGTCCACGCCGTTCGCTCCGGCGGTCGGCGCGAACGCGATTTCGGTGATGCGGGCGGGCTTTTTCGTCGGCATCCTCGGACTGGCCGGCGCGGTGTTACAGGGCGCGAACGTCACGGAGACCGTCGGGAGCGGCCTCATCGTCTTTCCCGAGGGGCAGGGGCTGACCGCGGTCGCGGCCATCGTCGCGCTGCTGACGGCGGCGGCGCTGGTCGCGGTCGGCATCTTCACCGGCTACCCGATCGCGACCGCCTTCACCGTCACCGGAGCCGTCGTCGGCGTCGGGCTGGCGATCGGCGGCGCGCCCGCGATCGACAAGTACGTCGAGATCGTCGCGCTGTGGACGGCGACGCCCTTCTTCGGCGGCGGGATGGCCTTCGGGACGGCGTGGCTGCTGCGCCACGAGAACACCGCCGAAGAGCGTATCGTGCCGTTACTGGGCGGTCTCGTCGGAGCCATCCTCGCCAACATCGAGTTCGTCTTTCTCGCGCCGGGCAACGAACAGGCGTCCGTCGCTCGCGCGGTGGCTCGCTCGGCCGGGACACCAGAGATACCGACGATGGCCGCCGTCACGGCACTGGCCGTCCTTCTCGGTGCGGGTCTGCTCTATCGCGACATGCGCAACGACCCCGCGGCCGGCCAGCGGCACTTCCTGCTGGTGCTCGGGGGGCTGGTCGCGTTCTCGGCCGGCGGGAGTCAGGTCGGCCTCGCGCTGGGGCCGCTCGTCCCGCTACTGGACACCGATCTGACGTCGGGAATCCCCATCACCGGCGTCCTCCTGTTCGGCGGCGTCGGCCTGCTCGTCGGGTCGTGGACCGGCGCGCCGCGGATGATCAAGGCGCTGGCACAGGACTACTCCTCGCTCGGTCCGCGGCGATCGATCGCCGCGCTCATCCCGAGTTTCATCATCGCCCAAGCCGCCGTCTTCTTCGGCATCCCCGTCTCGTTCAACGAGATCATCGTCTCCGCGATCGTCGGGTCGGGCGCGGCCGCCGGCGGCGGCGAAGTGAGCCGCGAGAAGATGGGCAAGACGGTGCTGGCGTGGCTCGGCTCGCTGTTGCTCGCCTTCGCCGTGAGTTACGGCGCGTTCCTCGCCGTCGACGCGCTGCTGTGA
- a CDS encoding DUF5828 family protein → MADIEESVSGFKTQGGWVDVVEHGERITQALKDLLVAEETAADVDEDALAEFDEWRPKSHERLDEDVNEKTAEQASVDEGKGEQAGKNPDEDLQTAGEKLSESYENLDEPDAAIDKWGESVDYVARAADSAGRKALRKVEDAVYRNVMTQIAPYYFDNELVSANLRRINGEDRPEYVFEVNVNDDDLKMRVSNRLADFDQSVDRWHVDTEKATDHVEAAEGVEATEPGEETDAKTN, encoded by the coding sequence ATGGCAGACATCGAAGAGAGCGTTTCCGGATTCAAGACACAGGGCGGTTGGGTCGACGTCGTCGAGCACGGCGAGCGCATCACACAGGCGCTGAAAGACCTCCTCGTCGCGGAGGAGACGGCGGCCGACGTGGACGAAGACGCGCTGGCGGAGTTCGACGAGTGGCGGCCCAAGAGCCACGAGCGACTGGACGAGGACGTCAACGAGAAGACCGCGGAACAGGCGAGCGTCGACGAGGGGAAGGGGGAACAGGCGGGAAAGAACCCCGACGAGGACCTCCAGACGGCCGGCGAGAAGCTCTCGGAGTCCTACGAGAACCTAGACGAGCCCGACGCGGCCATCGACAAGTGGGGCGAGTCCGTCGACTACGTCGCCCGCGCGGCCGACTCTGCGGGTCGAAAGGCCCTCCGCAAAGTCGAGGACGCCGTCTACCGCAACGTGATGACACAGATCGCGCCATACTACTTCGACAACGAGCTCGTCAGCGCGAACCTCCGGCGCATCAACGGCGAGGACCGCCCCGAGTACGTCTTCGAGGTCAACGTCAACGACGACGACCTGAAGATGCGCGTCTCGAACCGACTGGCCGATTTCGACCAGTCCGTCGACCGCTGGCACGTCGACACCGAGAAGGCGACAGATCACGTCGAAGCGGCGGAGGGCGTCGAGGCGACGGAACCGGGGGAGGAGACCGATGCGAAGACGAACTGA